The DNA region ttaaaaaggtttTAAAGGTACGTGcattagaaaaatgtaaacacTTGGCTTTTACCTAAACAATATTAAGCACacctaaaaaaatataaatagaatGTGATTTTGGTAATTAGCTTGGAATATCACGATCTCGACCTTGACAGTCTTTTTAAAATGAGTCTTTATTCTCAACAAATAATAGGTATATTACGAACGCAATTTACCCTATATTGTGAGATAACTAATCTTGACAacattttgggtttttttttgaggAGAGAACTTTGAAAAATATACTTTGTTAAccttttaattaaagccaCTATCCAAAGTGTTTTTGTATGGACCTAGCATCCTTTTTTTAGCTTACATTTTTGTTACCCTTTATGGATAAGAAAATGATTTCTTTTATAATTAACATACCATCAGAGTGACCAGGCCGATGGGTCCAGCTCCCAGGATGAGAACTTTGGAGCCCAGGGTGACCTCCGCCCGCTTGCAAGCATGCACGCCCACGGACAGAGGCTCGAGCAAGGCGCCCTCCTCCATGGTGACGTGGTCGGGCAGCTTGAAGCAGAAGTCCGCCGCGTGCTTGTAGTAGCGGGTGAGGTTGCCGTCGtaggggggcgtggcacagaAGACCATTCCGGGGCACAGGTTGTACTTGCCCAGCTTGCACTGGTCGCATGTACGGCAGGGTACTCCCGGCTCGATGGCCACGCGGTCGCCGACCTTCAGTGTGGTCACCTTCTTGCCCAGCTTAGCCACCACTCCGGCGGACTCGTGGCCAATAATCATGGGCTTAGTGAGCACAAAGTCGCCAATTCGTCCGTGTGCAAGGTAGTGTACATCAGAGCCGCAAATGCCGACACTATCCATGGCTAGGAGAACCTCTAAGAGagagaaaacaaaaccaaaactatGAAATACGAAATAGGAAACTACTATAATTGACTAAATATAGTTAATGGTTGATAATGCTAGGATCAGTCACTTTGCAACTATCAGACTGACAAAAATTCATATCAGTTATAGATCATGTACATTTAACCTTGGGAAGGTTGGTTAGAGGCAGTAGGTTATCAACGTGATAAGAAGTAATATAAAAAAGGGGTTGAACTACACAGTGTACGAGTGAAAGattatatacgtatatatgtatatagggCAAGTACCATATAATGTAAAAAACCAATaagtatataatttttaactGCTTTCAGAACTTTGTGTTGATActtataaaaatttttttattgattacTTACCGTTATCGGCAATCTCTGGGATAGGAACTTGCTCCTGTTAACCAAATAGACATGGTCAGTAAATATTAGATGCAAGATATTTTTGTCCTTACCAATCGGAGGTCCTCAATGCCGTGCAGCACTGCTGTCAGATTATCCTTGGCCATTTCTAtgtgttaattaaattatttgagAGCTCGAAAACCACACGCTCGGAAAGCCGATTCGCAACtgattcaaatattttaaaccTTACACTAGGGGACTTCTGAATTCGTGGTTATCAGTTGGTGTGACGTAGGAGACACGGACAGCGATAGGAATTTAATAggcaccacgcccactcgcaTTTGTGGTCAAATGTTATCATCCTTATCACTACTTGAGTACAGCTGTTTTGATAAGCTCGTTTACATTTATAAGGTGTGTTTGAGTTGCATATTGTTTGGCTTTCCCACATagttaaaacatttaatacaaATGGCAACCTTAAGCTGGAGTAAGCTGTTGCACATGAAAATACCATGAAATTATCAAGCTTAGTATAATaaagttttgtttattcaGGCAACAAGTGTAAGGCTGCCTATAAgcttaaaattatatataagaTAAATATAGGCCACAGTTTTCATGTCCCTGCACCTTCCTAATGGAATAAATAGCAGATCCACATCTTAAGTCCTTATAAGTCATGTATGCTTTAAGTACAAAAAGGGAATATCCTCAATGTGTCATTGCGGACATTTAACAGAACATCAAAATTGGTTGCGCCATAAATAAGAAGACCCTAGCTTTGGGCCCACCACTAGTACACAACCACCTCCAAGCAAGGTGGAGCAGCCCCACCTCTCCTGGAACTGGACcatttgtaattttttgcTGGGGCAATAACaacggcaaacaaattttaatcCACTTCTGTTTTATGGCAAATTAATGGAGCGACATGCTGGCCCATGTTCGCAATGGAACTTCACTCCATGCACTCCAGCCTAGCAGGTGGCCCCAGCatccggccacgcccccattcATTCTCCCCCCTTCTTCTTCGTTCTTATCAACCTTTGACCTACACATGCCGAATAAACATGGTTTATGGCGCACACTAATCGAGGCTTTCTACAATTCTTGCTTACAAAGAAAACATTTAGCATTTTAAGGTTTAGTTTTAGAAGGGCATTTTTTTAGGCTTGCAAGATTGTAATAATCAAACAAAGTAGATCctaacaatttaaaaattaaaaaaaaaggatgcatatatattacatatttcCGTTTTTTTGTGAAAGTTTCAAATATGATCGTTTCCATACCATAATTTATAACAGATTTAACCGATTCGAAGTTTTAAAATACCCCATTAAAGCGTATTCAAGGTCTTCAGACCGAGAGCACTGCTGTTCTTTTTGCtttagttgctgctgctgctgtcacTGATGTCGATTCTGTGCCGGCAGTATGTTGTATGTTGGGTGTTGCTTTCCTTTGGCTTCGCTATGTGTTGCCAGGACGGGCTAACATATTGgacatttattatttttcgtGAGTGTTTTTGCTCGTCGAGTAAATTATGGCGGTCCAATGCGGGTGGATGTGGACCAAATCTGTAGCTTCTATCAGAGATGGGTAGTACTTCTTTCTATGTGTTCAGGTACGATATAACATTTATACATTATTATTAGTAtcaaaaattcataattttgtatatctggcttttgtagtttttgAGTAAGAATACAACGTCAATTGGTTTTTAAGCAGAATAGTTCTTTACATAAACAAAGTTCATAAACTATAGAACCCGTGCATGAATAACTATTTACCTTTATCAAATGCACTTTCCATAATATTTGCGCTCTATTTACTTCTTACTTTAGAATATATCGGAATATACGGAATCGGATTCAAATAACATGTGTGAGAAGGGTGGGGATCAGTGGGTAGGAAGGCGGTAGTGGCAGTGTTGCAGGAGtgttaaattaataattgcataaattttaCATGTGCTGTGGCATGAGTTATGCACGAAATGGCATAAATCGCGAATAATGTGCACACTGGCcgtgcaaatatttatgggcGGGACTGTAAATCATCAAACCATAAACGCACTTGCAACGCCAACACCAAGCGGCCACTATATGCACCGATCCTCTCGACCTTTTGTTCTCTTTCCATTTGGGGTCCagcactggaaaaaatataCCATTTCATGTATTTTTGAAACTAGAAATTAGAATGCGGATTTAAtgtataattatacccgttgctcgtagagtaaaagggtatactagattcgttgaaaagtatataactggcagaaggaagcgtttccgaccatataaagtatctatattcttgatcaggatcaatagccgagtcgatttggccatgtccatctAAAACTGAgtctagctgagtaacgggtatcagatagtcggggaactcgactatagcgttctctcttgttctaTTAACCGGTTTGCGTTATAACTAatttaaatgtacatatacatgtttttattttttatgttcaAAGGAAAATTTAGTTCTTAAAAAGCGAGGAACTTAGGAAGTCGAGTCACTCCACTGTTTTTATCCACTGGGCTGGCGCAACTTCATTTCCGTTTAATATTTTCGAAAACTGCAATGACAAATGCGCCAATTTTATGAAGttgcataatttttaaaatatgatCTTAAATAGTGTTAACTGCTATgccattttcgttttattcgttttaaaaacataaactttAAATGTATTTCGAATTTGgctaaatgtttttatattaaatggTTTAACCGGCAAAAGttataacatacatatgtacatatgtattaatAATAGTCAATATATTGGGTTATggttattattaaattataatttaaaattcataCAGACGTGTGCTCTTTTGTAGACAGGAATGTGATCTTTGGGCTTAATTTCGTCGGTAGCCCAAAAATAGGCTACGTTGTCGCGATTCTGCAGCACATTCCTACAACTAGAGATAAGTAAATATTCCAAAGATGTTGTCTTCGGAATATTCCCCGTTACTGTCTTTGTCAATGAAGAACTTCCGGCAGCTTTCGGCCATTAGTCTTAATACACGCATGGAGATGAACCGAAATTTGCCCAATAAAAGTTCGATGCCATAAATTAAGAGCGCATCCTGCGCCATGTCCATGGCCCCGGGCCAAGGATGCGAAGGATACGAAGGATGCGAAGGATGCCAGGCGCCAACTGCCGCACGGGGGCATTGGAAGTTGGAGTTGGAAGCTGGCGAAGGGTAAAGGTGTTGACCAATGGAGGAAAAGATATGCGATCAGTAAATACGTTTCCGTTTCGTCTGCTAATACACTTCCGCCAGGACTCAGCTTTAATTCTTAAACACCCGGCAGCTGGTGATGAATGAAACAGCGGAGCTACCAAAACAACAGGAGATACAAAGTCATTACTCTCAGCTGGTGTGCTGTAAACTCGCAACACTTTGatgtttcaaaaattatttcattttccataTCCTCCACTCCAGCTGCAGCGGAAAAAGGAGCAGGACATTCGACGGGAAGGAAGGGGACAGCACGCGGGCTTTAGATTTATGGCCGGGAGCCAGACAAAGTGTCTGCGGTTCGGTCAGAGCCTTCAAGGCGAATCCTTCGGCCTTTGTGTATCGTCCATCCCATCTCGGTGGCAAACTGCGCTTTTCCCCACTGCTTGCCGGTcgggaaaaagaaaaactgcaCACACAAAGTTAAGGAATGGTGTAAACTTGGCCGGGTCACATGTGAGTCAAAGTAACCGAGACAGGGAGAAGATTGGTAAGTCAAGTTATACGCAGCCGATGCTGCTGCATCTCTCAGGACGAAAGTGCAGCAATCGCAAAAAAGTGCAACCGGATGTAGGAAGTGCTCCATTCATCCATCTGCAAACACGCTGCAAATGCaacgaaatgaaatattcctttaatattacaattttaagGCGAAATCAGGATTATGCTTACACTCGTTGTACACTCTTAATAGAAAGATCTATGGAAGGGATATGCCAGGGACTTTAAAACGTTTTGTAAGGCAATGGAATTCCATTGAAGAACGCATTTTATGTATAAATGGGTCAAACTGTAATATATAAAGATTAGTTCACAGacaaataataatgatattCTTTTCTCCGTGTACTCTGTTAGTTATTTGGCTGATTTTCATTGTACTGCACCCAAGTTTTTCACTGCTGCTGAGTTTTCCACTGGAGTTTCCGGCGCGAGGAAGATGGATGCCTCGCCAACGACAACACGATGACGCCAATAGTTTTTCCTTTCTCAGCCCAGTCTCAGCTGAGTTTAGCTTTTCCGAGTGCAGTTTGGCTTGTGGTCTCCAAGTTTTCTTGATTTAGGAGCAGCGAAGGGTTTCTTGTGCGTAACTATTTGGGTTTTGCTGAAGTTCTCTCAAGTATTCAAATAATTTGTGAATTTGTCAGAAGCGGAACACCAAAAGGAAGTATATTTCACGAAGAAAGCTGATAACTTGTACTGTAAGAAAGATAATTATTgtatgtaaacaaaaaaaaacgtatgCTATTcagctaattaaaaaaaataaatgatacAATTATTTTTGGCGAATATTTTGCaa from Drosophila santomea strain STO CAGO 1482 chromosome 3R, Prin_Dsan_1.1, whole genome shotgun sequence includes:
- the LOC120452403 gene encoding sorbitol dehydrogenase, whose translation is MAKDNLTAVLHGIEDLRLEQVPIPEIADNEVLLAMDSVGICGSDVHYLAHGRIGDFVLTKPMIIGHESAGVVAKLGKKVTTLKVGDRVAIEPGVPCRTCDQCKLGKYNLCPGMVFCATPPYDGNLTRYYKHAADFCFKLPDHVTMEEGALLEPLSVGVHACKRAEVTLGSKVLILGAGPIGLVTLMAAQAMGASEILITDLVQQRLDVAKELGATHTLLLKREQTAEETAVLVQKTMGGQPDKSIDCCGAESSARLAIFATRSGGIVVVVGMGAAEVKLPLINALAREVDIRGVFRYCNDYAAALAFVASGKVNVKRLVTHHFDIKDTAKAFETSRKGLGGAIKVMIHVQPRDTNNPRKF